The proteins below are encoded in one region of Aggregicoccus sp. 17bor-14:
- the aceA gene encoding isocitrate lyase, which translates to MYDAVPTTPDNSPHAKLHAKRFEGITRTYSQKDVEKLRGSVRIQYTLAEMGARKLWELLHTEDYINALGALSGGQAVQMVRAGLKAIYLSGWQVAADANTAGQMYPDQSLYPVDSVPNVVRKINASLRRADQIDHAEGKDGERYWFAPIIADAEAGFGGPLNAYELMKAMIEAGAAGVHFEDQLASEKKCGHMGGKVLVPTSHFIRTLTAARLAADVMGVPTLVVARTDADSAKLLMSDADERDHAFIEKGSRTAEGFYRIKGGLECAIARGLAYAPYADLVWCETSTPDLDQAKKFAEALRAKYPGKLLAYNCSPSFNWKKNLDDATIAKFQRELGAMGYKFQFVTLAGFHSLNYSMFELARGYKDGGMAAYSKLQQAEFGSEKDGYTATRHQREVGTGYFDQVAEVISGGQASTLALTESTEAHQF; encoded by the coding sequence ATGTACGACGCCGTCCCCACGACCCCTGACAACTCCCCCCACGCGAAGCTGCACGCGAAGCGCTTCGAGGGCATCACCCGCACCTACTCGCAGAAGGACGTGGAGAAGCTGCGCGGCTCGGTGCGCATCCAGTACACGCTCGCGGAGATGGGCGCGCGCAAGCTGTGGGAGCTGCTGCACACGGAGGACTACATCAACGCGCTCGGCGCGCTCTCCGGCGGCCAGGCCGTGCAGATGGTGCGCGCGGGCCTGAAGGCCATCTACCTGTCCGGCTGGCAGGTGGCGGCGGACGCGAACACCGCGGGCCAGATGTACCCGGACCAGAGCCTGTACCCGGTGGACTCGGTGCCGAACGTGGTGCGCAAGATCAACGCGTCGCTGCGCCGCGCGGACCAGATCGACCACGCCGAGGGCAAGGACGGTGAGCGCTACTGGTTTGCGCCGATCATCGCGGACGCGGAGGCCGGCTTCGGCGGCCCGCTCAACGCGTACGAGCTGATGAAGGCGATGATCGAGGCGGGCGCCGCGGGCGTGCACTTCGAGGACCAGCTGGCGAGCGAGAAGAAGTGCGGCCACATGGGCGGCAAGGTGCTGGTGCCCACCAGCCACTTCATCCGCACCCTGACGGCGGCGCGGCTCGCGGCGGACGTGATGGGCGTGCCCACGCTGGTGGTGGCCCGCACGGACGCGGACAGCGCCAAGCTGCTGATGAGCGACGCGGACGAGCGCGACCACGCCTTCATCGAGAAGGGCAGCCGCACGGCGGAGGGCTTCTACCGCATCAAGGGCGGGCTCGAGTGCGCCATCGCGCGCGGCCTCGCGTACGCGCCGTACGCGGACCTGGTGTGGTGCGAGACCAGCACCCCGGACCTGGACCAGGCCAAGAAGTTCGCCGAGGCCCTCCGCGCGAAGTACCCGGGCAAGCTGCTCGCCTACAACTGCAGCCCGTCCTTCAACTGGAAGAAGAACCTGGACGACGCCACCATCGCCAAGTTCCAGCGCGAGCTGGGCGCCATGGGCTACAAGTTCCAGTTCGTCACCCTGGCCGGCTTCCACTCGCTCAACTACTCCATGTTCGAGCTCGCCCGCGGCTACAAGGACGGCGGCATGGCCGCCTACAGCAAGCTGCAGCAGGCCGAGTTCGGCTCCGAGAAGGACGGCTACACCGCCACGCGCCACCAGCGCGAGGTGGGCACCGGCTACTTCGACCAGGTCGCCGAGGTCATCTCCGGCGGCCAGGCCAGCACGCTCGCGCTCACCGAGAGCACCGAGGCGCACCAGTTCTAG
- the gcvA gene encoding transcriptional regulator GcvA codes for MSSLPPLNALRTFEAAARHRHLGRAAQELHVTHGAVSRQVKNLEAHLGVRVFARAGRGLELTEAGRELYERATRIFEELAVAVERVSSHPTPTVLRVGAPRAFSARWLAPRLGDFWDAHPWIELRLDSSRDEADLGRGEADVSIRFGEGPWPGVQADPLGTERLFPVCAPALLHGARPLRELTDLQRHTLLHFTDTPDWENWLRTVGARGVDARRGPRFSELSAVLAAAEAGQGIAIARTSLVRNELRRGRLVRPFAGESADGRSYVLLATARALKQPKVAAFRAWLLRQVAADGVEAG; via the coding sequence ATGTCCTCCCTGCCCCCGCTCAATGCCCTGCGCACCTTCGAGGCCGCCGCCCGCCACCGGCACCTCGGCCGCGCCGCCCAGGAGCTGCATGTCACCCACGGCGCGGTGAGCCGGCAGGTGAAGAACCTGGAGGCGCACCTGGGCGTGCGGGTGTTCGCGCGCGCAGGCCGCGGGCTCGAGCTCACCGAGGCCGGGCGCGAGCTGTACGAGCGCGCCACCCGCATCTTCGAGGAGCTGGCGGTGGCCGTGGAGCGCGTGTCCTCCCACCCCACGCCCACGGTGCTGCGCGTGGGCGCGCCCCGGGCCTTCAGCGCCCGCTGGCTCGCGCCGCGCCTCGGCGACTTCTGGGATGCGCATCCGTGGATCGAGCTGCGCCTGGACAGCTCGCGCGACGAGGCGGACCTCGGCCGCGGCGAGGCCGACGTGAGCATCCGTTTCGGCGAGGGGCCCTGGCCCGGCGTCCAGGCGGATCCGCTCGGCACCGAGCGCCTGTTCCCCGTGTGCGCGCCCGCGCTGCTGCACGGAGCGCGGCCGCTGCGGGAGCTCACGGACCTGCAGCGCCACACGCTGCTGCACTTCACCGACACCCCGGACTGGGAGAACTGGCTGCGCACCGTGGGGGCGCGCGGGGTGGATGCGCGGCGCGGGCCGCGCTTCAGCGAGCTGAGCGCCGTGCTCGCCGCGGCGGAGGCGGGACAGGGGATTGCGATTGCGCGCACCTCACTGGTGCGCAACGAGCTGCGGCGCGGGCGGCTCGTGCGGCCCTTTGCCGGGGAGAGCGCGGACGGGCGCAGCTATGTGCTGCTGGCCACGGCGCGGGCGCTGAAGCAGCCGAAGGTGGCGGCGTTCCGCGCGTGGCTGTTGCGGCAGGTGGCGGCGGATGGGGTGGAGGCGGGGTGA
- a CDS encoding MFS transporter has translation MAAITFQLPARDLWRERAWRRWVALALLSRLPGTMAAFALLLVGHACTGSYAKGAWMASVYAGGLAVAAPWRGRRLDRAPLQQGVREGLHWLALGALGLAALAALRAPLPLLLAASLLLGVLPAGVPGGVRALLSATLPEAQRPGAFALDAVLTELQWVLGPLAVGAVAAAGSPLLALGLMAGCALAGSLLCPGFESEAPRAEPAPRAGAALWRLPGVPRVLALSLVLGASWGAVDAGLPPRLEEVGARAAAWGVLAALLAAASAVGGLAAAASTREPGAAAAARRALGLLALWGAALLPLVGAGSLASLALWLTLAGLFLAPLSGTLTFLLQSALPRTRQAEGFSLYSACWALGMALGNGAAGALLGRWGARPVLGLAALLPLGVALALALPRPAAAPAAPDSR, from the coding sequence GTGGCCGCCATCACCTTCCAGCTACCGGCGAGAGACCTCTGGCGCGAGCGCGCGTGGCGGCGCTGGGTGGCGCTCGCGCTGCTCTCGCGGCTGCCGGGGACCATGGCTGCCTTCGCGCTGCTGCTGGTGGGACACGCCTGCACCGGCTCGTACGCGAAGGGCGCGTGGATGGCGAGCGTGTACGCGGGAGGTCTCGCGGTGGCAGCGCCGTGGCGCGGCCGGCGCCTGGACCGCGCGCCGCTGCAGCAGGGGGTGCGCGAGGGGCTGCACTGGCTCGCGCTCGGAGCGCTCGGCCTCGCGGCGCTCGCCGCACTGCGCGCCCCGCTGCCGCTGCTGCTCGCCGCGTCGCTGCTGCTCGGGGTGCTGCCGGCGGGCGTGCCGGGCGGGGTGCGCGCGCTGCTCTCGGCCACCCTGCCCGAGGCCCAGCGCCCGGGTGCCTTCGCGCTCGACGCCGTCCTCACCGAGCTGCAGTGGGTGCTGGGGCCGCTCGCCGTGGGAGCGGTGGCAGCCGCCGGCTCGCCGCTGCTCGCGCTGGGGCTGATGGCCGGCTGCGCGCTCGCCGGGAGCCTGCTCTGCCCGGGCTTCGAGTCCGAAGCTCCGCGGGCCGAGCCGGCGCCGCGCGCGGGCGCGGCGCTGTGGCGGCTGCCCGGCGTGCCGCGCGTGCTCGCGCTCTCGCTGGTGCTGGGGGCGAGCTGGGGCGCAGTGGACGCAGGGCTGCCGCCGCGGCTCGAGGAGGTGGGCGCGCGCGCGGCGGCCTGGGGCGTGCTCGCGGCGCTGCTCGCCGCGGCCAGCGCCGTGGGTGGGCTCGCGGCAGCGGCCAGCACGCGGGAGCCGGGCGCCGCGGCAGCCGCACGCCGCGCCCTCGGGCTGCTCGCGCTCTGGGGAGCGGCGCTGCTGCCGCTGGTGGGCGCGGGCTCCCTGGCCTCGCTCGCCCTGTGGCTCACCCTGGCGGGGCTCTTCCTCGCGCCCCTCTCCGGCACGCTCACCTTCCTGCTGCAGAGCGCGCTGCCCCGGACGCGCCAGGCCGAGGGCTTCTCGCTCTACAGCGCCTGCTGGGCGCTGGGCATGGCGCTGGGCAACGGGGCCGCGGGCGCGCTGCTGGGGCGCTGGGGAGCGCGCCCCGTGCTCGGCCTCGCCGCGCTGCTGCCGCTCGGCGTCGCGCTCGCGCTCGCCCTGCCGCGCCCCGCGGCGGCGCCCGCAGCCCCGGACAGCCGGTGA
- a CDS encoding phosphate ABC transporter substrate-binding protein, protein MPPPRSSTALVRGLAASLLLLLGGSGCDPAARGVDHLSYAGSGTLSDTVLPPLSESFVRRGGVPLTYDGYVGSSAGFAAAMKGQVMLSGVARALKSSEKAQHPYYVIIGYDALAIFVHPDNPVASLSRAQLKELFTGKARSWKDVGGADVPVERVTTKLATGSGTADFFREKVLEGAAFAPAHEIADVREMVAYVAAHPRAIAFGSLSVPPQGVRAVQVEGVAPTADSVRTADYLLSRPLVLATREVPEGPLQAFLDHVMSPEGQAIVARSFVPVHVSP, encoded by the coding sequence GTGCCCCCTCCCCGCTCCTCCACTGCCCTGGTCCGCGGGCTCGCCGCCAGCCTGCTCCTCCTGCTCGGTGGCAGCGGCTGTGACCCGGCCGCGCGCGGGGTGGACCACCTCAGCTACGCGGGCTCCGGGACGCTGAGCGACACGGTGCTGCCGCCGCTCAGCGAGAGCTTCGTGCGTCGCGGCGGCGTGCCACTCACCTACGACGGCTACGTGGGCTCCAGCGCGGGCTTCGCCGCGGCGATGAAGGGCCAGGTGATGCTCTCCGGCGTGGCGCGCGCGCTCAAGAGCTCGGAGAAGGCGCAGCACCCCTACTACGTCATCATCGGCTACGACGCGCTCGCCATCTTCGTGCACCCGGACAACCCGGTGGCCTCGCTCAGCCGCGCGCAGCTCAAGGAGCTCTTCACCGGCAAGGCGCGCAGCTGGAAGGACGTGGGCGGCGCGGATGTGCCCGTGGAGCGGGTCACCACCAAGCTCGCGACCGGCTCGGGCACGGCGGACTTCTTCCGGGAGAAGGTCCTCGAGGGCGCCGCCTTCGCCCCCGCCCACGAGATCGCGGACGTGCGCGAGATGGTGGCCTACGTCGCCGCGCACCCGCGCGCCATCGCCTTCGGCTCGCTCTCCGTTCCGCCGCAGGGCGTGCGCGCGGTGCAGGTGGAGGGCGTCGCGCCCACCGCGGACTCGGTGCGCACGGCGGACTACCTGCTCTCGCGCCCGCTCGTGCTCGCCACGCGCGAGGTGCCCGAGGGGCCCCTGCAGGCCTTCCTCGACCACGTCATGTCTCCCGAGGGGCAGGCCATCGTCGCGCGCTCCTTCGTCCCCGTGCACGTGAGCCCATGA
- a CDS encoding methyl-accepting chemotaxis protein, which produces MTLLRQLNMRRKLTVLTGVILLAFAGSHAVQVRTLQEFRVGGPRHRQLKDEAATYDTLQSLLGELNASRAVLHLMLAPTTADGARLLRGEWEEVAAGVDARFERALSVANAPDAHLYVQDAREAWGQYARAVRTQVFAVPDAERPQALARFVSGSSTRRLERLSELIEAAANTLRLRAARLEAGVEEALWRTRLALAAAGLALALFLWVFLTAVGRSITRPLRALVALARQVEEGDLSVRMESPHPDELGQLTRSLGAMVGNLRGLLQAVREAGLGIAQAVERLAAAADEQALSIERQAAALSQTSATAQEISQTSALAARQAADVLGSARRADEVGRSGMEALTASLRGIQDIRGQIDEIAHRVVDLAESSVKASAITDTVRDLAGQSHMLALNAAIEAARAGEQGQGFKVVASEIRSLADQSVQATLEVRKQMQLTAGAIRNTVSITEQGRARVQSGLEQVRTGGARLEELAALLEESSSGLKRIAAVVEQQHQGVGQIFGAVSELSRTTDEAAAAVTTMHTSAAQLRTVTAQLTESLTRFRL; this is translated from the coding sequence ATGACCCTCCTGCGCCAGCTCAACATGCGCCGCAAGCTCACGGTGCTCACCGGGGTCATCCTGCTCGCCTTCGCCGGCAGCCACGCCGTGCAGGTGCGCACGCTGCAGGAGTTCCGCGTGGGAGGCCCGCGGCACCGGCAGCTCAAGGACGAGGCCGCCACCTACGACACCCTCCAGTCCCTGCTCGGCGAGCTCAACGCCTCGCGCGCCGTGCTGCACCTGATGCTCGCCCCCACCACCGCGGACGGCGCGCGCCTCTTGCGCGGCGAGTGGGAGGAGGTGGCGGCCGGCGTGGACGCCCGCTTCGAGCGCGCGCTCTCGGTCGCCAACGCGCCGGACGCCCACCTCTACGTGCAGGACGCCCGCGAGGCCTGGGGCCAGTACGCGCGCGCGGTGCGCACCCAGGTGTTCGCTGTGCCGGACGCCGAGCGGCCCCAGGCCCTCGCGCGCTTCGTGAGCGGTTCCTCCACGCGCCGCCTCGAGCGCCTCTCGGAGCTCATCGAGGCGGCCGCCAACACGCTGCGCCTGCGCGCCGCGCGCCTCGAGGCCGGAGTGGAGGAGGCGCTGTGGCGCACCCGCCTCGCGCTCGCCGCCGCGGGGCTCGCGCTCGCGCTCTTCCTCTGGGTGTTCCTCACCGCCGTGGGCCGCTCCATCACCCGCCCGCTGCGCGCGCTCGTCGCGCTCGCGCGCCAGGTGGAGGAGGGGGACCTCTCGGTGCGCATGGAGAGCCCGCACCCGGACGAGCTGGGCCAGCTCACCCGCAGCCTCGGCGCCATGGTGGGCAACCTGCGCGGGCTGCTGCAGGCGGTGCGCGAGGCGGGGCTCGGCATCGCCCAGGCCGTGGAGCGCCTCGCCGCCGCCGCGGACGAGCAGGCGCTGAGCATCGAGCGCCAGGCCGCCGCCCTCTCGCAGACCAGCGCCACGGCGCAGGAGATCAGCCAGACCTCCGCGCTCGCCGCCCGCCAGGCCGCGGACGTGCTCGGCTCCGCGCGCCGCGCGGATGAAGTAGGGCGCTCCGGCATGGAGGCGCTCACCGCGAGCCTGCGCGGCATCCAGGACATCCGCGGGCAGATCGACGAGATCGCCCACCGCGTGGTGGACCTCGCCGAGAGCAGCGTGAAGGCCTCGGCCATCACCGACACCGTGCGCGACCTCGCCGGCCAGAGCCACATGCTCGCGCTCAACGCGGCCATCGAGGCGGCGCGCGCCGGCGAGCAGGGCCAGGGCTTCAAGGTGGTGGCGAGCGAGATCCGCAGCCTCGCGGACCAGTCGGTGCAGGCCACGCTCGAGGTGCGCAAGCAGATGCAGCTCACGGCGGGCGCCATCCGCAACACCGTGAGCATCACCGAGCAGGGCCGCGCCCGCGTGCAGTCCGGGCTCGAGCAGGTGCGCACCGGCGGCGCGCGCCTCGAGGAGCTCGCCGCGCTGCTCGAGGAGAGCAGCAGCGGCCTCAAGCGCATCGCCGCCGTCGTCGAGCAGCAGCACCAGGGCGTGGGGCAGATCTTCGGCGCGGTGAGCGAGCTGTCGCGCACCACCGACGAGGCGGCCGCCGCCGTCACCACCATGCACACCTCGGCCGCCCAGCTGCGCACCGTCACCGCGCAGCTCACCGAGTCCCTCACCCGCTTCCGCCTCTGA